The DNA segment GTCAGTCAATGACGTCTCGATTCCAAGTCAGGTCATATGGCAACCTCCCTCGAGAAGGGATCACCTCACCCGCCAACGCGTTGCAAGCAGCAAAATCTTATGGCATTGACCTCACTAGGCACCGCTCTCGCCATTTCACGCATGAAGCCGCCACACGTGCACAGCTGATTATCGTCTTCGACGAAATCAATCGTCGTTGGATAGATGAACGGTATCCTACGCTGAGGGTCCCCATTCTCTTCTTAGGCAGCTTTGGCACTCACGACAGAACAATCGCGGATCCAGATGGAGGCACCCCAACGCAGTTCGACCAGACATATCGACTCATCGCCGAGGCCACAACAGGTCTCGCTGGGCGTATTTGCAATGGATAAACCGGTTTTTACGGCTGATCCCGCATGGCCACGGCTCTCACTCCCAGCCGATAGCCCCCCCGTGCTGACTGTCGTTGTCGACACCGAGGAGGAATTCGACTGGAACGAGCCGTTTGATCGCGATGCGCGATCAACACGCAACATATTGCAGCAGCCGCTCGCCCAAGCCATCATGGACCGTTATGGGGTGGTGCCGACCTACGTCGTGGATTACCCCGTAGCCGACACGCCAGAGTCAGTTTCAGTATTACGCACTTTCCTCGAAGCAGGTCGATGCGAAATCGGTGCCCACCTGCATCCATGGGTCAATCCACCCCATGAGGAATCCGTCAATGCGTTTCACTCATACCCAGGCAATCTACCCCCGCGACTGGAACGCGAAAAACTATCCCGGCTCGCAAATAAAATAGAGGAAGCCTTCGGGATACGGCCGTCAATCTACAAAGCTGGGCGATACGGCCTGGGGCCAGCCACCTATGAAACTTTGCAAGCGCTTGGCTTCAAGATTGACGTTAGCGTCGTTCCTCACACGGACTTTTCCGACCAATATGGTCCTAATTTCATTGAGTTCCCGGACGCGCCCTTCCAAGTCACTCCCGAACTGACCACACTACCTTTATCCGTTCATTTCGTCGGGGCACTGGCTTCGCAAGGACCCGCACATTATTCGCGCATCATGACTACTGGCCTAGCGACCAAGGCACGTATACCAGGCATAGCCGCCAAACTTGGAATATTAGAACGTCTACGACTGTCTCCCGAAGGCCACAGCCTAGCGGACATGATGCGCCAGACGAATGCCGCTCTGAAAAGCGGTAAGCGCTATTTTATGCTCACCTATCACAGCTCAAGCCTGTTACCAGGGGCAACAAATTATGTTCGTAGCAATTCTGAGCGAGATCAATTCCTTAGATCTCTAGATGGATTTTTATCCTTCTTCCAGAAGGAGTGCCTCGGTGAAATGCAGAGTGTAAGCAGTGTAGCCAAAATGGTGAGTTGCGAATAAGAATTCCCAAGAAGCCACACCCTGAAACAAGCCAAGCGCGGCATATCTGGTTGATTGG comes from the Acidihalobacter yilgarnensis genome and includes:
- a CDS encoding polysaccharide deacetylase family protein, which encodes MLTVVVDTEEEFDWNEPFDRDARSTRNILQQPLAQAIMDRYGVVPTYVVDYPVADTPESVSVLRTFLEAGRCEIGAHLHPWVNPPHEESVNAFHSYPGNLPPRLEREKLSRLANKIEEAFGIRPSIYKAGRYGLGPATYETLQALGFKIDVSVVPHTDFSDQYGPNFIEFPDAPFQVTPELTTLPLSVHFVGALASQGPAHYSRIMTTGLATKARIPGIAAKLGILERLRLSPEGHSLADMMRQTNAALKSGKRYFMLTYHSSSLLPGATNYVRSNSERDQFLRSLDGFLSFFQKECLGEMQSVSSVAKMVSCE